One Bombus fervidus isolate BK054 chromosome 5, iyBomFerv1, whole genome shotgun sequence DNA window includes the following coding sequences:
- the LOC139987152 gene encoding arylalkylamine N-acetyltransferase 1 → MELFPYESALPTKGSARVENPFSARKIRAVTTPKMSSDDLKVVGVPESRFDDAINHLKWNFFSDEPLNHAVGLCEKGESQFELERHCLLTLKQGYSRMLVDQNGMIAGMALNGILKKGEREEAERRLAELNDEKFKIIFGLLYKVNKKVDLFYKYNVDELFECRILSIDENYRGKGLASILMADSIEIAKTAGFKVFKVDATGMYSQKVCYKHGLEVEAMIQYRDLDESIRPAPPHQALKLLVKVLD, encoded by the exons ATGGAGCTTTTCCCATATGAGTCAGCTCTCCCTACTAAGGGTAGTGCGCGCGTAGAAAATCCTTTCAGTGCGCGGAAAATTCGTGCCGTGACCACCCCAAAGATGTCGTCCGATGATTTAAAGGTCGTGGGTGTTCCAGAAAGTCGTTTCGACGATGCAATTAACCATCTGAAATGGAATTTCTTCTCCGACGAACCGTTGAATCACGCGGTAGGACTATGCGAAAAAGGGGAGAGCCAATTCGAGCTGGAAAGACATTGTCTACTCACTTTAAAGCAGGGATACTCGAGGATGCTGGTGGATCAAAATGGAATG ATAGCTGGTATGGCATTGAATGGTATCCTGAAGAAGGGAGAGCGCGAAGAAGCTGAACGTCGCCTTGCAGAATtgaacgatgaaaaattcaaaataatattcggaCTCCTGTACAAAGTTAACAAGAAAGTAGATCTTTTTTACAAGTACAATGTCGACGAGTTATTCGAGTGTCGAATCCTCAGTATCGATGAGAATTACCGTGGAAAAGGTCTGGCGAGCATTCTGATGGCAGACAGTATAGAAATCGCTAAAACCGCTGGTTTCAAG GTGTTTAAAGTTGATGCAACGGGCATGTATTCGCAGAAGGTATGCTACAAGCATGGTCTTGAAGTAGAGGCGATGATTCAGTACAGGGATCTCGATGAATCGATCAGACCGGCCCCTCCCCATCAAGCTTTAAAGTTGTTGGTGAAGGTGTtggattaa
- the Vha36-1 gene encoding V-type proton ATPase subunit Vha36-1 has product MSGKDKLAIFPSRGAQMLMKSRLHGAQKGHGLLKKKADALQMRFRLILGKIIETKTLMGEVMKEAAFSLAEAKFATGDFNQVVLQNVTKAQIKIRSKKDNVAGVNLPVFESYQDGTDTYELAGLARGGQQLAKLKKNYQRAVKLLVELASLQTSFVTLDEVIKITNRRVNAIEHVIIPRIEKTLAYIISELDELEREEFYRLKKIQDKKKQIKAKAEAARAEMIASGREYVETANILDEGDDDILF; this is encoded by the exons ATGTCTGGAAAGGATAAACTTGCGATTTTCCCTTCTCGGGG aGCGCAAATGTTAATGAAGTCTCGTTTACATGGAGCACAAAAGGGTCATGgtttgttaaaaaagaaagcagaTGCATTGCAAATGCGTTTTAGATTAATTCTGGGTAAAATTATTGAG ACAAAAACTCTTATGGGAGAAGTAATGAAAGAGGCAGCTTTCTCATTGGCTGAAGCCAAGTTTGCAACTGGAGACTTCAATCAAGTAGTTCTTCAGAATGTGACAAAAGctcaaattaaaattagatcTAAGAAAGATAATGTTGCCGGTGTTAATCTTCCAGTGTTTGAGTCCTATCAAGATGGTACAGATACCTACGAGTTAGCAGGTTTGGCAAGAGGTGGCCAGCAATTggcgaaattgaaaaagaattatcAAAGAGCAGTGAAGTTATTAGTGGAATTAGCATCTTTACAAACAAGTTTTGTAACCTTGGATGAAGTTATTAAAATCACAAACCGCCGTGTAAATGCCATTGAACATGTTATCATTCCAAGAATTGAAAAAACTCTTGCTTATATAATTTCTGAGTTGGATGAATTGGAAAGAGAAGAGTTCTATCGATTAAAGAAGATTCAGGAtaagaagaaacaaataaaagcaaag GCTGAAGCAGCTAGGGCAGAGATGATAGCTTCTGGCAGAGAATATGTAGAAACTGCAAATATCCTAGATGAAGGAGatgatgatattttattttaa